A single region of the Oleispira antarctica RB-8 genome encodes:
- a CDS encoding Periplasmic sensor hybrid, whose translation MLGRLFNTLALLLLFAVPDLHASSFTLNEPGNHELGQTIEYWQESLDRMPLEQVSKQTTWQAAATDKINLGFSTSPYWFKTAINNQQTHLDWFLRITYPPLDYINVYVCNSEIITNREQQCAISHWGDRLPFHKRVRFNPNYVIPVSFEPGMNYVYLEVITEGSYQLPISLTDKQTLDDYLSINDFFRGGYLTLMLAMMLYNFFVYSMTRSITYLFYSGFIFTFAIFHMTYEGSGFQFLWPRFPDFNQFAMPIAFVFNQVFTILFVVNFLNLKSIKRISNYFNALLGLSVLTLILIPIIPYKAFIPIQNLLSITITSSAFYFSLKYWRKKQSSARLFTIAWAVFITGTITANLRTLGVLPTNFFTQYGYQIGSFIEIILLSLALGKRIQRLQLDRIHAKQALVHEKQEKMIALQQLITGVCHEMNTPIGNISLSNSYLSDITDQFKNCAPSTLNASDFHERMEDQAIAISTIKSSISALSSLTNIFRSMKIDAEEHPKSRFDLNPLILDKVNLFKHQIRFILDFPNQITINSYPSAFNLIFDQLIINSLDHYPKTNLSPLIISIKIQATNNKLHIIFSDNGKNLPEKELDQLFLPFFTKARGINKKLGLGMYQVKNIVTDLLNGTIESSTAETGGLQLSLSIPYDVQS comes from the coding sequence ATGCTAGGTCGCCTATTCAACACATTAGCACTACTGCTTCTTTTTGCAGTACCAGACCTTCATGCTTCGAGCTTCACCTTAAATGAACCTGGTAACCATGAACTGGGCCAAACAATTGAATATTGGCAAGAAAGCTTAGATCGCATGCCGTTAGAACAGGTTAGTAAGCAAACAACATGGCAAGCCGCAGCGACAGATAAAATCAACTTAGGGTTTAGCACTTCCCCTTATTGGTTTAAAACAGCTATCAATAATCAGCAAACACATTTAGATTGGTTTCTTCGTATTACCTACCCCCCACTTGATTACATTAATGTTTATGTCTGTAACAGTGAGATCATTACAAATAGAGAACAACAGTGCGCAATTTCACACTGGGGTGATCGATTACCTTTTCACAAGAGAGTACGCTTCAACCCTAATTATGTAATTCCAGTATCGTTCGAACCCGGTATGAATTATGTTTATCTAGAAGTTATTACTGAAGGTTCTTATCAACTTCCCATTTCCCTTACTGATAAACAAACACTCGATGATTACCTATCTATTAATGATTTTTTCCGTGGGGGTTATCTCACATTAATGCTTGCCATGATGCTGTACAATTTTTTTGTGTACTCCATGACTCGATCGATTACTTACTTGTTTTATAGCGGTTTTATTTTTACGTTTGCCATATTCCACATGACCTACGAAGGCTCTGGCTTTCAATTTTTATGGCCACGTTTTCCTGATTTTAATCAATTTGCAATGCCAATAGCGTTCGTCTTCAACCAAGTTTTTACAATTTTATTTGTCGTTAATTTTCTAAATTTAAAAAGCATAAAACGTATAAGTAATTATTTCAATGCTCTACTCGGATTATCCGTATTAACATTAATTTTAATTCCCATAATTCCTTATAAAGCTTTTATTCCGATTCAAAATTTATTAAGTATTACCATTACCTCCTCTGCCTTTTACTTTAGTTTAAAATACTGGCGTAAAAAACAATCCTCTGCCCGACTATTTACCATTGCATGGGCGGTTTTTATTACAGGAACGATTACTGCAAACTTACGTACTTTGGGTGTGTTACCGACTAATTTCTTCACTCAATATGGCTATCAAATAGGATCATTTATAGAAATTATCTTACTATCTCTTGCATTAGGTAAACGAATTCAAAGATTACAATTAGATCGTATTCATGCCAAACAAGCCCTTGTGCATGAGAAACAAGAAAAGATGATCGCTCTACAGCAATTGATTACAGGGGTTTGTCATGAAATGAATACGCCGATTGGTAATATTAGTCTTTCTAATTCTTATTTATCTGACATAACTGACCAGTTCAAAAACTGTGCACCTTCAACCTTGAATGCATCAGATTTTCACGAACGGATGGAAGACCAAGCTATCGCAATTAGTACTATTAAGTCTTCTATTTCGGCGCTGAGCAGCTTAACTAACATTTTCAGAAGTATGAAAATAGATGCGGAGGAGCACCCTAAAAGTAGATTTGATTTAAACCCGTTAATTCTCGATAAAGTAAATTTATTTAAACATCAGATTCGCTTTATATTAGATTTTCCTAATCAGATAACCATCAACTCGTACCCCAGCGCTTTCAATCTTATATTTGATCAACTCATCATCAATAGTTTGGATCATTATCCCAAGACAAATTTATCACCCCTGATTATTAGTATTAAAATACAAGCAACAAATAATAAATTGCATATTATCTTCTCGGATAACGGTAAGAATTTACCTGAAAAAGAGTTAGACCAATTATTTTTACCTTTTTTCACTAAGGCGAGAGGTATTAACAAAAAACTAGGACTTGGAATGTATCAAGTAAAGAATATCGTTACTGATTTATTAAATGGAACGATTGAGTCCTCTACCGCAGAGACCGGTGGGCTACAGTTGTCTTTATCTATTCCATACGATGTTCAGTCTTAA
- the rnb gene encoding Exoribonuclease 2, which produces MLNLDALSQLKSLKQEIHSSIPRHEGRVRATGGRYGFVNTDDNEQFFLSPDEMDKVLSGDVIAFKVEETKEGKSQAIIEKLISSVQDEFIGQYIVKGKGHFISPDHPTFNRWVFVPPAQRNGAKDGDLVGCKISQHPYPHGKVQAQVLEVIGQTSDRQIESNMMVRKWDLAGDFSEDCQNEAQALLSVMDQASSAEPRNDLTATNWLTIDSAMSRDLDDALFCQKTDSGWSLQVAIADPSCAIKPGSDLDKEALRRGTSSYFIDNMIPMLPSALSEGAFSLLPNQVRPALVCHLTISEHGEITSYRLEAALIESKAKLSYIQVAAFLNDEAVTDENINESIKPVLSALNLCSLALNGYRRKHNLVLDDRPEYKAFLNEQGKIDQIVSSERNIAHKLVEESMVAVNRSVADFLTQKEHGLFIQHAGIRSERQGEARALVKEQLNIADPEKISTLEGFIEIQQLIAAGNPDTEDKKFELPLQAILARQLERSKFGTTPKPHVGMGLTAYTTFTSPIRKYNDLLVHRLVKSYLFDGKMDAISDDVLEQLGKAQNNSRMAAWQSDQWLKAEWLQRQFALEKESNSVSKEGLKREGKIVQVNSGGFTVRLDDCGIEGQVDVRRNKEWKFDTKTMTHTHVEKTYRLEQGVTVTIANITPVLRDVKFNLSETAG; this is translated from the coding sequence ATGTTAAACCTCGATGCACTGTCTCAACTTAAGTCACTAAAGCAAGAAATTCACTCCAGTATTCCTCGTCATGAGGGTAGAGTACGCGCCACGGGTGGTCGTTATGGCTTTGTGAATACCGACGATAACGAACAATTCTTTCTAAGCCCTGATGAGATGGATAAAGTCTTATCTGGGGATGTCATTGCTTTTAAGGTCGAAGAGACCAAAGAAGGCAAAAGCCAAGCGATTATCGAAAAGCTAATTTCATCGGTTCAAGATGAATTTATTGGTCAATATATTGTTAAAGGCAAAGGGCATTTCATCTCTCCCGATCATCCGACCTTTAACCGCTGGGTATTTGTTCCTCCTGCTCAGCGCAACGGCGCTAAAGATGGTGATCTTGTTGGTTGTAAAATCTCTCAGCATCCTTATCCACACGGCAAGGTTCAAGCGCAAGTCCTTGAAGTCATAGGGCAGACAAGCGATCGTCAGATTGAAAGCAATATGATGGTGCGTAAGTGGGATCTTGCAGGTGACTTTTCAGAAGACTGCCAAAATGAAGCTCAAGCGCTATTGTCGGTTATGGATCAAGCATCCTCAGCAGAGCCTCGTAATGATTTAACCGCAACCAATTGGTTGACCATTGATTCCGCCATGAGTCGTGATTTAGATGATGCCTTATTCTGCCAAAAAACAGATTCTGGTTGGTCTTTACAGGTAGCGATTGCAGATCCTAGTTGTGCGATTAAGCCCGGCTCAGATTTGGATAAAGAAGCACTACGCAGAGGCACGTCGAGTTATTTTATCGATAACATGATTCCTATGTTACCGAGCGCGTTATCGGAAGGCGCATTTTCATTATTACCCAATCAAGTTAGACCCGCTTTGGTTTGTCATTTAACGATTTCTGAGCACGGTGAAATTACCAGCTATCGATTAGAAGCGGCGTTGATCGAATCGAAAGCTAAATTAAGTTATATCCAAGTAGCGGCTTTTCTAAATGATGAAGCGGTGACGGATGAGAACATTAACGAGTCGATTAAACCGGTATTAAGCGCATTAAATCTTTGTTCTCTTGCTTTGAATGGTTATCGCCGTAAGCACAATTTAGTCTTAGATGATCGCCCTGAATACAAAGCGTTTTTGAATGAGCAGGGTAAAATTGATCAGATAGTTTCGAGTGAGCGCAATATTGCTCACAAGTTGGTTGAAGAGAGCATGGTTGCGGTAAACCGTAGCGTAGCGGATTTCTTAACGCAAAAAGAACATGGTTTATTTATTCAGCATGCTGGTATTCGTTCTGAACGCCAAGGTGAAGCGCGTGCATTAGTGAAAGAGCAATTGAATATTGCCGATCCAGAGAAAATATCAACGCTTGAAGGCTTTATTGAAATTCAGCAACTGATCGCGGCGGGTAATCCAGATACTGAAGACAAAAAGTTTGAATTGCCTTTACAGGCAATTTTAGCGCGACAGCTTGAGCGCAGTAAGTTTGGCACAACTCCTAAGCCTCATGTTGGCATGGGATTGACAGCGTACACCACTTTTACCTCTCCGATTCGTAAGTACAATGATTTATTGGTGCATCGTTTGGTTAAGTCCTACTTGTTTGATGGCAAGATGGACGCAATCTCTGATGATGTATTAGAGCAATTGGGCAAAGCCCAGAATAATAGTCGCATGGCGGCTTGGCAGTCTGATCAGTGGTTAAAGGCTGAATGGTTGCAACGTCAGTTTGCTTTGGAAAAAGAATCCAATAGCGTGAGTAAAGAAGGCTTAAAGCGTGAGGGCAAGATTGTACAAGTGAACAGTGGTGGTTTTACTGTGCGTTTGGATGATTGTGGTATTGAAGGTCAGGTGGATGTTCGTCGTAATAAAGAATGGAAGTTTGATACTAAAACCATGACCCATACGCACGTTGAAAAGACATATCGGTTAGAGCAGGGCGTAACCGTCACGATTGCTAACATTACGCCAGTGCTGCGTGACGTGAAGTTTAATTTGAGTGAAACTGCTGGCTAG
- a CDS encoding Patatin family protein, whose amino-acid sequence MSKTVALVLGSGGARGMAHIGIIEELEARGYEIISVSGCSMGSVIGGFYCAKKLDVFYQWAKSLSYMDLLRLVDFSFISNGAIRGDKVFSVLFEMLGDIQIEDLEIPFTAVATDLSNAKEVWFQRGSLEQAMRASVAIPGLLQPVKRNNSLFVDGGVLNPLPIAASVSAHADFIIAVDLNADVPIPKPVMIETTEDDQSLVNEGEDKSAWINTIVNKASNWLSHEGSSPINGENVKDKVQASTTNLGKLEILYQMFDVMQASLSQYKIAGYPPDLLVKIPKDSAEMYEFHRTEELVNMGRQIANDALDAFEQGHSSLYGQR is encoded by the coding sequence ATGAGCAAAACAGTTGCGCTCGTTTTAGGCAGTGGTGGCGCACGTGGCATGGCTCATATTGGTATAATCGAAGAACTTGAAGCTCGTGGTTATGAAATTATATCGGTTTCAGGTTGCTCTATGGGCTCTGTTATCGGTGGCTTTTATTGTGCGAAAAAGCTCGATGTATTTTATCAATGGGCGAAATCACTGAGTTATATGGACTTATTACGTTTAGTCGATTTTAGCTTTATTAGTAATGGCGCGATTCGCGGTGACAAAGTATTTTCTGTGCTGTTCGAAATGCTGGGTGACATTCAGATTGAAGATTTAGAGATTCCCTTTACTGCAGTGGCGACGGATTTATCCAATGCAAAGGAAGTATGGTTTCAGAGAGGCTCTTTAGAGCAGGCTATGCGTGCATCGGTCGCTATTCCAGGATTACTTCAACCCGTTAAACGCAATAATAGTTTGTTTGTGGACGGTGGGGTTTTAAATCCTTTACCTATTGCAGCGTCTGTTTCGGCTCATGCAGATTTTATCATTGCGGTTGATCTGAATGCCGATGTGCCAATTCCAAAGCCTGTGATGATTGAAACTACGGAAGATGATCAATCACTCGTGAACGAGGGCGAAGATAAAAGTGCTTGGATTAATACGATTGTGAATAAAGCCAGTAATTGGCTGAGTCATGAAGGCAGTTCACCTATAAACGGCGAAAATGTTAAGGACAAAGTCCAAGCCAGTACGACGAATCTGGGTAAACTCGAGATATTGTATCAAATGTTCGATGTGATGCAGGCGTCATTAAGCCAATATAAAATTGCGGGTTATCCACCGGACTTATTGGTGAAAATCCCCAAGGATTCTGCTGAGATGTATGAGTTTCATCGCACAGAAGAACTGGTCAATATGGGGCGCCAGATTGCAAACGATGCACTGGATGCATTTGAACAAGGCCATAGCAGTTTATATGGCCAGCGATAG
- a CDS encoding adenine-specific methylase, which produces MSSISESDTTPFVLSYDACEEALNELSTFQDMLRWGISRMNEAELFFGHGTDNARDDAVMLVTHALHLPWNIDHVWQNAKLTRTERQTVIELFTRRINERMPTPYLTGEAWFYDLPFIVDERVLIPRSPIAEIIGSRFQPWLGIKSVHRILDLCTGSGCIGIACATEFPEAHVELLDISFDALALADENIARHQLGDRVVALQSDLFSAADGRYDIIVSNPPYVDADDMNCLPEEFHNEPELALAAGDDGLDLVRIMLAQARQYLTDDGIFIVEVGNSWPALEDAYPTVPFMWQEFESGGHGVFVLTADQLDECAQALTLK; this is translated from the coding sequence GTGTCCAGTATTTCAGAATCTGATACAACCCCTTTTGTATTATCATATGATGCCTGTGAAGAAGCATTAAATGAGCTTTCGACCTTCCAAGACATGCTGCGCTGGGGCATCAGCAGGATGAATGAAGCGGAATTGTTTTTCGGCCACGGCACTGATAATGCTCGCGATGATGCGGTTATGTTGGTGACCCATGCGTTACACCTACCTTGGAACATCGATCACGTTTGGCAAAATGCGAAATTAACACGCACTGAGCGCCAAACTGTCATTGAGCTATTTACGCGTCGTATTAATGAACGTATGCCGACGCCTTATTTAACCGGTGAAGCGTGGTTTTATGATTTGCCTTTTATTGTTGATGAGCGAGTATTAATTCCACGCTCACCGATTGCAGAAATCATCGGGTCGCGTTTTCAGCCTTGGTTGGGTATTAAGTCGGTTCATCGTATTTTGGATTTATGCACCGGCAGTGGCTGTATTGGTATTGCTTGTGCTACAGAGTTTCCTGAAGCGCATGTTGAGCTGTTGGACATCTCATTTGATGCCCTTGCCTTAGCCGATGAAAATATTGCTCGTCACCAGTTAGGTGATCGAGTGGTAGCGTTACAGTCGGACCTTTTTAGTGCGGCCGATGGCAGGTACGACATCATTGTATCGAACCCTCCGTATGTCGACGCCGACGATATGAACTGTTTACCAGAAGAGTTTCATAATGAACCTGAGCTGGCATTGGCGGCAGGGGACGATGGCTTGGACTTGGTGCGCATTATGCTTGCTCAAGCGCGCCAATATTTAACGGATGATGGTATTTTTATTGTTGAAGTGGGTAACAGTTGGCCTGCATTAGAAGATGCTTATCCGACCGTGCCTTTTATGTGGCAAGAGTTTGAGTCCGGTGGTCATGGCGTTTTCGTTTTGACGGCTGATCAATTAGACGAATGTGCTCAAGCGCTTACTCTAAAATAA
- the aroC gene encoding Chorismate synthase, with protein MSGNTFGKSFTVTTFGESHGIALGCIVDGCPPGIELCEADLQHDLDLRKPGTSKFTTQRREPDQVKILSGVFEGKTTGTPIGMIIENTDQRSKDYSNIADTFRPAHADYAYTHKYGFRDYRGGGRSSARETAMRVAAGAVAKKFLLAKGIEVRGYLSQLGPIKIDNENFDWNEVRNNPFFCPDSTKVPEMETYMEALRKECNSVGAKITVTATGLNPGLGEPIFDRLDAEIAHALMSINAVKGVEIGDGFDCVAQKGTEHRDEMSPEGFLANHSGGIVGGISTGQDIIAHIALKPTSSMAIPGRSINSAGEAIEVVTKGRHDPCVGIRATPIAEAMLAIVLMDHYLRNRGQNADVVCTTPIINGQVD; from the coding sequence ATGTCGGGTAATACGTTTGGTAAAAGCTTCACAGTAACGACTTTTGGTGAAAGTCACGGTATTGCATTAGGTTGCATCGTCGATGGCTGCCCTCCTGGCATCGAGTTGTGCGAAGCTGATTTGCAGCACGATTTGGATCTGCGTAAGCCCGGTACGTCTAAATTTACTACCCAGCGTCGCGAACCTGATCAGGTGAAAATATTATCCGGTGTGTTTGAAGGTAAAACGACGGGTACGCCGATTGGTATGATCATTGAAAATACCGATCAGCGCTCCAAAGATTACTCGAACATTGCTGATACTTTTCGTCCAGCGCATGCTGATTACGCTTACACTCACAAATACGGTTTTCGTGATTATCGCGGGGGTGGACGTTCTTCCGCCCGTGAGACAGCCATGCGAGTGGCGGCGGGTGCTGTCGCGAAGAAGTTTCTATTAGCTAAAGGCATTGAAGTTCGTGGCTATTTATCTCAGTTAGGTCCGATTAAAATCGATAATGAAAATTTCGATTGGAATGAAGTCCGTAATAATCCATTTTTCTGCCCTGATTCAACAAAAGTGCCAGAAATGGAAACCTACATGGAAGCACTGCGCAAAGAGTGCAACTCGGTTGGAGCCAAAATAACGGTGACAGCAACAGGTCTGAATCCTGGTCTCGGCGAGCCCATCTTTGATCGCTTGGATGCTGAAATAGCCCATGCATTAATGAGCATTAATGCAGTGAAAGGTGTTGAAATTGGCGATGGTTTTGATTGTGTTGCTCAAAAAGGCACAGAGCATCGTGATGAAATGAGCCCAGAAGGTTTCTTGGCTAACCACTCTGGTGGAATCGTGGGTGGCATCAGTACTGGGCAAGATATTATTGCTCACATTGCTTTGAAGCCTACTTCGAGCATGGCAATTCCTGGTCGCTCTATTAACAGTGCCGGTGAAGCAATTGAAGTCGTTACTAAAGGACGTCACGATCCTTGTGTGGGCATTCGAGCAACGCCCATTGCGGAAGCGATGCTTGCCATTGTATTGATGGATCATTATCTTCGAAATCGTGGACAAAATGCTGATGTGGTATGTACAACGCCTATTATTAATGGCCAAGTGGATTAA
- a CDS encoding Putative transporter (Major facilitator superfamily protein, MFS) yields the protein MPFWGLYLQEQAFDVADIGILLALFSGIRIFAPNIWAGCSHLVENFIPPIQLLRLGGVLMVVCFFAIYWATEFWHYVIIMLAYGFFWSAILPQYEILTLKHIKNDLDAYSSIRLWGSIGFIILVSLLGCVFDFISLNYLPAIMLVLMLAIVFNSFVLPAASTQKSLDETGHNFAVSSLKPDSESINDEKEINDRLAVGINWGLISFLLITVLLQISHGPYYVFFSIYLQQLEYSHWMIGLLWSLGVFSEIIIFWKISIFIQRWSLRELVILSLLLTAVRWLMTAYFSDVGFMLIFSQCLHAFSFGLLHVVSVKYIAIFYPGKQQLHGQALYSGLGFGLGGALGAYLAGLAWAVYGAQWVFIAAAAVALATAVIAYYGLPRGNNVG from the coding sequence ATGCCTTTTTGGGGGCTGTACCTGCAGGAACAGGCTTTTGATGTGGCGGATATTGGTATTTTGCTCGCACTGTTCAGTGGTATTCGTATTTTCGCTCCTAACATCTGGGCAGGTTGCAGTCACTTAGTTGAAAATTTTATTCCACCTATTCAATTATTGCGCTTAGGCGGCGTGCTGATGGTGGTGTGTTTTTTTGCTATCTATTGGGCAACAGAGTTTTGGCATTACGTTATTATCATGCTGGCTTATGGTTTTTTCTGGTCGGCCATTTTACCTCAATATGAAATCCTTACTTTAAAACATATTAAGAATGACCTTGATGCGTATAGCAGCATCCGCTTATGGGGATCGATTGGTTTTATTATTCTTGTCAGCTTATTGGGTTGCGTTTTTGATTTTATTAGTCTTAATTATTTGCCCGCAATTATGTTGGTTTTGATGCTGGCGATTGTATTTAATAGTTTTGTACTGCCAGCCGCCTCAACTCAAAAGAGTCTGGACGAAACGGGTCACAACTTTGCGGTTTCTTCATTAAAGCCAGATAGTGAAAGCATTAATGATGAAAAAGAAATTAATGATCGTTTAGCGGTTGGTATCAATTGGGGCTTGATCAGTTTTTTACTGATCACCGTTTTATTACAAATAAGCCATGGTCCTTATTATGTATTCTTTAGTATCTACTTACAGCAGTTAGAGTACAGTCATTGGATGATTGGCTTGCTTTGGTCATTGGGCGTATTTTCTGAAATTATAATTTTTTGGAAGATATCAATATTCATACAGCGTTGGTCGCTGCGTGAGTTAGTCATTCTATCATTGTTGTTAACGGCCGTTCGTTGGCTCATGACAGCTTACTTTTCTGACGTTGGATTTATGCTGATATTCTCTCAATGTTTGCATGCGTTCAGCTTTGGCTTATTGCATGTGGTTTCAGTGAAATATATTGCGATTTTTTATCCGGGTAAGCAGCAATTACATGGGCAAGCATTATACAGTGGTTTGGGCTTTGGTTTAGGTGGAGCGCTGGGTGCATACCTTGCTGGGCTGGCTTGGGCAGTCTATGGGGCACAATGGGTATTTATTGCGGCAGCGGCTGTGGCTTTAGCGACCGCAGTTATTGCTTATTATGGCTTGCCGAGAGGAAACAATGTGGGCTAA
- a CDS encoding Phasin family protein has translation MQENILNAFAEQTKNLYSPMQKFSALFVGNMEKMTEFQLNAIKSYADAGIDQMKKAAEIKDADSMRSFSSSQAEATTELNKKIMEDAKSLSEMAVEFKDQVEAIMEDARGTATSAAAAATAPNKAKASKAA, from the coding sequence ATGCAAGAGAATATTTTAAACGCATTTGCTGAGCAAACTAAAAACCTATATAGCCCAATGCAGAAGTTTAGTGCTTTGTTTGTAGGCAATATGGAAAAAATGACTGAATTCCAACTAAATGCAATTAAGTCGTATGCAGATGCTGGTATTGATCAAATGAAAAAAGCTGCTGAAATTAAAGACGCTGATTCTATGCGTTCTTTTTCTTCTTCACAGGCTGAAGCAACAACTGAACTTAACAAAAAAATCATGGAAGATGCAAAATCTCTTTCTGAAATGGCTGTAGAGTTTAAAGATCAAGTTGAAGCTATTATGGAAGATGCTCGTGGAACTGCTACTTCAGCAGCTGCTGCGGCAACGGCTCCTAACAAAGCTAAGGCTTCTAAAGCAGCATAA
- a CDS encoding Poly(3-hydroxyalkanoate) synthetase, translated as MSQPVENTITDFMEMATKASDQAYRFWEKAANPKNSNEDPSASIMNDFSKAFEELGDAFYRNPTKVVADQVQLMQKQQALFQNTALKFLGKETEAVISPEKGDRRFNDAEWTDNVMFDYIKQFYLLQSKSLTDMVGDVDGLSEKSRQKVDYLLRQLVSALSPTNFAGLNPEVIRKTLETGGANLLDGMEQLLKDLDASQGGSLNISMTDMDAFKVGRNVATTKGKVVYQTDMMQLIQYSPTTENVKKRPLLVIPPFINKYYILDLREKNSYLKWLVDQGHTVFCISWVNPGPSLRDKSFEDYMLEGPVAALDAIEKATGEKEINAIGYCVGGTLLATTLSYLQKKKDERIKSATFLATLIDFKDPGEIGVFINETAISALEKQMDAVGYFDGRAMAFSFNTLREKDLFWSFFINNYLKGKRPTAFDLLYWNSDSTNLPAAMHSYYLRNMYLHNKLKEKNGLELAGVRIDLSAVKVPTYFLSTAQDHIAMWKGTYDGAKNLSGKSRFVLGGSGHIAGVVNPPEANKYGYWTNDALPETADAWYQDAKQNDGSWWTDWQDWATKEDNAQVAKRIPGDGKLTIIEDAPGSYVQAKIVNVVNK; from the coding sequence ATGAGTCAGCCAGTTGAGAATACCATCACCGATTTTATGGAAATGGCAACGAAAGCCAGTGACCAAGCTTATCGTTTTTGGGAAAAAGCAGCGAATCCAAAAAACAGTAATGAGGATCCTTCTGCTTCAATTATGAATGATTTTAGTAAGGCCTTTGAAGAACTGGGTGATGCATTTTATCGAAATCCCACTAAGGTTGTCGCTGACCAAGTTCAATTAATGCAAAAGCAGCAGGCGTTATTTCAAAATACGGCACTAAAATTTTTAGGTAAAGAGACTGAAGCTGTCATTAGTCCTGAGAAAGGTGATCGCCGTTTTAACGATGCTGAGTGGACTGATAATGTAATGTTTGATTATATCAAACAGTTTTATCTTTTACAGAGTAAGTCATTAACCGATATGGTGGGTGATGTGGATGGCTTATCTGAAAAAAGTCGTCAAAAGGTTGATTATTTATTACGTCAACTTGTTAGTGCATTATCGCCAACGAACTTTGCTGGTTTAAATCCCGAAGTCATTCGTAAAACATTAGAAACCGGCGGTGCCAATTTATTAGATGGTATGGAACAGTTGTTAAAAGACTTAGATGCAAGCCAAGGTGGTAGTCTTAATATTTCCATGACAGATATGGATGCTTTTAAAGTAGGGCGTAATGTTGCGACTACGAAAGGCAAGGTCGTTTATCAGACGGATATGATGCAATTAATTCAATATTCGCCCACGACGGAAAACGTTAAGAAACGGCCGTTGTTGGTGATCCCTCCTTTTATTAATAAATATTACATTCTAGATTTGCGTGAAAAAAACTCGTATCTAAAATGGCTCGTCGATCAAGGTCATACTGTATTTTGTATTTCTTGGGTTAACCCAGGGCCAAGTTTGCGCGATAAAAGCTTTGAAGACTATATGTTAGAAGGTCCTGTTGCTGCGCTGGATGCTATTGAGAAAGCAACCGGTGAGAAAGAGATTAATGCCATTGGTTATTGTGTGGGCGGTACTCTTTTAGCGACAACGCTGAGCTACTTGCAGAAGAAGAAAGACGAACGCATTAAATCGGCGACTTTCTTGGCAACGTTAATCGACTTTAAAGACCCCGGCGAAATTGGTGTGTTTATTAACGAGACCGCAATTTCTGCATTAGAAAAGCAAATGGATGCGGTGGGCTATTTTGATGGTCGAGCGATGGCGTTCAGCTTTAATACCCTGCGTGAGAAAGATTTGTTTTGGTCTTTCTTTATCAATAACTATTTGAAAGGCAAGCGGCCAACGGCGTTTGATTTATTGTACTGGAACTCAGACTCTACTAATTTACCTGCAGCCATGCATTCTTATTATTTGCGTAACATGTATTTGCACAACAAATTAAAAGAAAAAAATGGTTTGGAATTAGCAGGCGTTAGAATTGACCTTTCTGCGGTGAAAGTGCCGACTTACTTCTTATCGACTGCGCAAGATCATATTGCTATGTGGAAGGGTACTTACGACGGTGCTAAGAATTTATCGGGTAAATCACGCTTTGTATTAGGTGGCTCTGGGCATATCGCCGGTGTAGTGAATCCACCAGAAGCGAATAAATACGGTTATTGGACCAATGATGCTTTACCAGAAACGGCAGATGCTTGGTATCAAGATGCGAAGCAGAATGATGGCTCTTGGTGGACAGACTGGCAAGACTGGGCCACAAAAGAAGATAACGCTCAGGTTGCCAAGCGTATACCAGGAGACGGTAAGCTTACGATTATCGAAGATGCCCCCGGTAGTTATGTTCAAGCTAAAATAGTGAATGTTGTAAATAAGTAA